The Phalacrocorax aristotelis chromosome 2, bGulAri2.1, whole genome shotgun sequence region aaattaaccAAGATCTACTCTTTGAAGTCTGGTGAGAAGAGTTCAATAACTTTCATActtcaactaaaaaaaaaaaaaaaacctgcagtgaaATTTCTTACCTGGTGTTTTCTGCATAATTTATACAAGATTCTAGAACTAAAAATGCTTGACGCCTcaacatttctctttttgtacATGGACTGAGAAGAAAAGCCTTTCCTGCTAAATTGGGAATTGAAGAAAGTAGTTCTTGACCCGAACTACTTAGATAtaatgcaccaaaaaaaaaaaattatacctgAACTTGCAGACAAAGCTACAGCTGATAAATCAGTGCTTGACATTTGTGTGTACGTGGTGAAATTTCCTTCGCCTGTGCAGACTGAGTCATAAAAAAATTTGCTCCAACTACTCTGGTATCATTTAAAAGAATCTAGTTAAGGCCTCCACAGTGTGTCATGATTTCCATTGaacttatttttcacttctaggtttctggttggtttgtttgttagtttttttctttcaagtacgTAATGTTTTCCTAGGGTAGCTTAGTAATTGTTTCACATGACCATGGCAAGGGAATTGTGTCCAGCCATTTTTTTCGCTCACTCACACATCTTTTTGGGATAAGTAAGAGCCAGTCAGCTGAAAATACCttgttttaattactttaaagTGTTAGAAAGGTGCTCTGACAAAATTCACTACTTTTCTTACCTGTTGGATGAGTCTGAAGTCATGGCTGACAAGCATCATTCCTCCTTCAAATTCATTGATAGCATCTGCCAGAGCGTCTATTGTTTCTATGTCCAAATGGTTGGTGGGCTCATCCAGGAAAAGCATGTGAGGATTCTGCCAGGCCAGCCACGCAAAGCACACACGGCACTTCTGCCCATCAGAGAGGTTCCTAATGGGGCTCACCTGACAGACACAGACACTgttggcagctctgcagggaaacTTACAGACTGCCATCCTGACCACAAAATACTCAGATCTCACACTGTGCTTCCAGCAGCTACATGACACAAGAGGACAAAGTTTAATCAGTCTTATACCTAGACTAAGCTTCTCTCACCAGCAGAATAAGGGAATTCCACGGGCTTCTGAAGAAGGAATGTCCATAGCAAGACCCAGCTTGTGTTAAAAGTTCCTAAGGATAGTTAATTGAGGTCTGACTAGTGTTCATTGCATCCTGACACAGCCACAAAATCACTCTCAACTTCTGGAGCGACAAATGGGGACGCACAATGTAAAAACCAATGTTGAACCACAGTGGTGAGGACAACTCCTGTCATATGTATGATGTATCACATACAGGAGCATGTCATGTTTAGACTTAGAGTGATCCTACCCTCTTGTCAGAACCAAGTGGTCCCCACTCCCAGTTGAGAATGTGTTCTGGCATTTCTGCCTGGTATTCATCTCAGAAATAAGAGATAAGCAAACTAGTTCAAGTTACAACTGAAGTATGCTTGAGTCTTGCACTACGCAAAGACTTGTCTTCTCTTCACCCAGGTTCTGAAGAGGTCACCCACTCCAACCCACATATTGGTGCAATGCAAAGCAGTTCCTATGAGCCATGggttattttcttctccaagttcaaagacagaaatagaaaaagcattttgataCTGTGATGTGCCATGTTGCATACTGCATCACACCATCAGACATCAGTACAGCAATTGAAAATGCAGCAGCTCTACTTCCCTAATGAGCAAAAAAGCAAACCTCAGCAGCTCATACTCACCTGCTGCTTCCCTGTCAGACCATATCTGCCAATGATTTTTCtcatctcctccttctccttgaTCTCTGGATAGCATTTCAGCATGTACTCCAGGGGTGAGAGGTCTAAGTCCAACTGCTCTTGCAAGtgctgacagagaagaaaagtcaATTTCAGGCTGTTCAGGCCACCTACTTCACGGCCAGAAGTACTTCCCCCCCTTATACCCCCCTGGTACCAGCTGAGCAGCAGAACACAAGAGCCAATAACCCCACTCACAGTGCTGCTACAGAATAGCAGGCTTGTCCACCACCAAGCACAAGGCAACCACCTCTCCCATAAAATGGGAGAGGCTAAACAGAAAGGACAACAGCAAGCCTCTTTTCAGGGTAAGAACATTTGCTAGACCCCATTCAGCCAACAGAACTGTCCCTTCCCCCATCTCCAGGCCCAGAAGGCAGCAGTGGGAGGGGCCTTAGAAGCAGAAATAGAGGGGCAAGATTCCTCATTCCTGACAGCTTTTTCCTCAGCATTTCACATCCCTGTGGCTGCTGTAGGGAGTACCTGGTGGTATCTGCCGATCTTCACATGTGAGTGCTTGCGAATCATCCCATCCGTGGGCAGCAGctagaaagagaagaaaaagcatttcacCAGGAAATCCCTCCTTTTGCTCTATGCAAGAAATACAGAATCCAGCCATCTCCACTCTGGTACAGGGGAAGCAGCCTAAACATAAATGTGAGAGAAAAAGCCCTATATTGCAGCAAGACTTTAGGATTTCCAAGGCCTGATTGGGGTGCTCTGGCAAATAAGTGCAGCTTTGTTGAAGACTACCCCATGAATAAAGGTTCAGAACAGAGCAGACAATGTAGGGAGCATACCTCTCCTGTAAGCAGTTTCAGCAGTGTTGACTTTCCGGCTCCATTGGGTCCAACAAGAGCTACACGGGTATCCAGGTCAATCCCAAACTCCAGATTATTATAGATCCATGGCTGCAAACCACAAAAATCGTAACACTTATTATGCCTTTCCACTACTACCCAGAACCTCCATGCTGCACCTGCAATGCTCTGTCCTCAGCAGACTCAGCATTAACACTGTGAAGAAGTTTGATTCACTAGtcatatagaatcacagaatgtcccgagttggaagggaccgacaaggatcattgagtccagctcccgtccctgcacaggacaccccaaattcacaccgtgtctctgtgggccttgtccaagtgctccttgaatagcatcaggcttggtgccatgactggGGAAAGAACTTTTCCCTaacccagcctaaccctcccctggcacatctccctgccattccctctgGTCCTggtgttggtcaccagagagcagagaccagtgcctgcccctcctcctgcccttgggagggagctgcagagcgccatgagggctgccctcagcctcctctgctccaggctgaacaacccaagggacttcagctgctcctcgtacggtttcccctcaCCAACTCCATGGCCCTGCTCTGGccactctccagtagctttataccctcaatgtcctgcggcgcccaacactgcccacagcactcaaggtgaggccgtCCCAGCACggagcagagtgggacaatcccctccctcgcccagctgcgatgcagggctcggtaccccccagggcacagttggccccctgggctgccagggcacactggtggctcgtgttcaacctgccattgaccagaacccccagctccctctgcagagctgctccccagcctcgttccccagtctgtatgtatatccagggttgccgtgccgcgggtgtaaaatctggcacttgtccttgttaaactccatacggttggtgattgcccagctctccagtctgtccagatccctctgcagggcctctctgccctcgagagtgtcaacagcaATATACTGCAGCCTGATCAGGAAGCTTGGCTAAAAGCCTCACACTCCCAAAGAAGGCAGGGATAACCTATGCACACTCCCCATACTCACCCCATCCTTGGTGTATTTGAAGCTGACATTCTGTACCATGATGACAGGAGGGGGGATTTTTCCACAGGGTGGGAAATAGAACGACAAGGTCTGTTAACACAGAATATCCACTTGTTAGATACGTTGGAGCACAAGACAATCCTGTTATTCTGGTATAACCATGCCTCACTACAAACATCATCTCTAGACCAAGGTGCCAGACTGTGACTTTTTATGATCTCCTCTTGCAATTCAAAGATTTATTCTGATCAGTTGCTTGCAAGCTCTTCTGCTGGCTAATGAGTCCCTATTTCTTTCCCCTTGAAGATAATGTGGGCTTATACTCTTCAAACAAGTAGGAGTTGCTCTGAGCATCCTCCCCCATCTTCTCCAACCCTTAAACGTTCATTTCTGATTTGTGTCTGCAAAATAGCCTTATTGATATGACAAATCCCCTCCTCTACCCTAGAAAATTACTCCTCTTTCCACTCTTCAGCATTACACTATCTTTAGTACAGTCATCCTTGGTATCAGGAAGGGTACAGCATTCTTGCTCCCAGCTGTGTCAGCCATTCCTGCTATCAGCTAAAGATCATTGTACTTATCTAGCCCCTGTTTTCAACACTGATCTCTAGATGCATTCCCATGTCTGATCCTACCTTATCATTCACAACTCTCTCTGTCAAGCCAGAAGCCATCATTTTTTGAAGGGTCTTCTCTTTGCTCTGAGCCTGCCTGGCCAGCTTCGCACTACCATGACCAAATCGTGCAATGTAATTCTGCAACAAAACAGAGTTAGCTGAAAGCCACAATAACAAGGTTGAGGAGGTGCAGGGATGCCCAACTGCTTGGGCAGAAAGATGTTCATGCCACCAGGCAGATACCTTCATATGGGCAATCTGATCTTGCTCCCAGTGGAACCGCTTCATTTGATTTTCTTCTAGTTCCAAGCGAGTCTTCACATACTGATCATAGTTTCCCTAGAAAGAGACCACAGAACATCAGACATGCCCCAAAGAGGCTCCTCTGTTTTTGCCAGTTGCGCAGGGCACCGTTTACTCACCGTGTAGTACTTCAGTTTGCGGTTGTGCATGTGGATTATGTTGGTGCAGACACCATTCAAGAAGTCCTGGGAGTGTGATATCAGCACAAGGATACGTTTGAACCTGTGGCACCACATAAGTTATTAGAGACTAAGCTAGGAGAAGAATTCTTGCTCGTTGGCCCTGATGGTGACAAAGGATTTACATGCACCAGATCTCTCTTGCCTACAATCAGattaagaaagaaagataaCAGCCTTGGAGATGCTTTGGGAAATGTGGAGTAAAGCAGCTGCAACCAGCTGCAGTAAGCAAATACTGCAAACATCTTTCATTGTGTTAAAACACACTTCATCAGACAGTCTTCACCCGTCTTCACAAAGAGTCAAGAGCTGGCTACACATGTGGTAGATGACTAGCGCTACTGATGCAACTGACTCCACTAGCATCACGCTTCTAAGAAGTTTAAACCTTTGCGGCTTAGTTTTACCTTGATACAGACTACCACCTGTTAGGTAACACTATGCCTGGCTCTGCTCCAAATCTGTAAAGTGACTGGTTAAAGCCTCCCAAATAGAGAGAGGTTGAAATTACTTTCTTAAAACATCTGACTTTTAAAGCAAGCATGCAAAAGGTTCAACTAACAAAGCTGATGGAAAAAACCTCTGGAAATGAAAAGGCCTTCTCATAATACAGTCCTTTTAATGCACAACCCAGACAACCTAAGCTTCATAAGTATTCCTAAGCTTTTTGCCTTAAGCCTTAACAATTTGCCTTTGTTTACGAAAAACAGTCACCCGAAGTGCTAGAACAAGATGAAACTGACAGACTCAGATACTACAgttctgtgaaaacagaggaACAACAGCAGAATATGAGCTGGAAGCCAGGTCTGGAAAGCACCACTGGTGTACACTGCTGGTACAGCACATGGTGCTGGTACACAGGCTGCCAGGGCTGTTCCTGGCTTTCAAGAAAGTAGCTTTAACCAGGGAGTACAAAACAGCATTTCGCATTTCTTCAGTGAGGGAGGGACAGGTTCTTGCCTTGAATTCATTACCCTCGCATCAAGAACCCTTCTGTAGACATGTGTAGCAGCAGGCACAAGAAGGTGTCACTGGTACTGCAATATAGTTATGTAGCCACAAGAACTAGAGAGAGTTGTTCCTGTATCACTCGCTCATGTGCTGACAAGATGTTCCAGCAGAAAAGCACAACCCATAGAAGCAGCAGACTCCTTCGTGCTTACGTTTTCAGCTCTTCCTCCAACCACACACAGGCATCCAAGTCAAGGTGGTTTGTGGGCTCATCTAGCAGCAGCATGAAAGGCCGAATGAAGAGGGCTCTGAAAGAAGAGGGGAGATGACAGCATAGGCTAAATGCAGGGAAGCCAAAGCCTCTCGGCTCTGCTCTGAGTTCTCAGAACTGTGTATCTGACTCTGCAGAGTCAGGAGGAAGCAGGCATTCTCCCAGGAGGTAGTAGGCAGTATACCACTCACCTAGCAAGAGCCACCCTCATTCGCCAGCCACCACTAAAGTCCTTcagcttcttcctctgcatGGCTGGTGTGAACCCCAAGCCATGAAGGATACGCGAGGCCCGTGCTTCTGCCTTGTCAGCATCCAGCTCCTCCAGACGTTCATATAACTCCAAGAGTTTCTCACACTCCGCTGAAAGAGAGCCTGCCTGTCAGCACTTCTACCAATAAAGGGCTCTCAGCTGCACCTTTATACAGCTGGGAAACCTCATAGTCCATCTGCTTTACTGCTATTCAGCCCCCTCCATTCCTAAGCCTGAAACACTCCTTAAGAAGCTGCATGGAATAATTTCATCCAAGCAGGTGTAATCCCACAGGACTTTTCAACTAGTACAGGGCACCTGagggaaataaaatgtaaaaactcTGCCAAGGAACCCAAATAAGACCTTTTATTTGGTGGGGAGGGAAATGGAGGAAATGTCCCTTGTCCACAGGGACTCCAAGAAGCTTTACCATCTTCATGAGCCAGACGTTCTGCCTCTCGTTCTAACATGGCCCTCTCCGTATCCACCTCCATCACACACTGTAGAGGGGTCTTATCACTGGGAGGCATCTCTCGGGTCAGGTGATAGATGTCAATATGCTCTGGGATGGGTACTTCTCGTTTCCCAATAGCTGACAAAAGCATGGATTTCCCTGTGTGCAGACAGACACTCCACAATTAATTGTTGGATTCAGTGAGACATAATGTCACAGAGAAACAGACAAGATGCAGTCAGATCACACTGATTCCCTCCCTTTCCAAACCCAGAAAATCCCTGGGAATTATTCTGGCCTCTTAGGCAGGAAACTAGAGACACAGCAAAGCCTACTGCCTCACTATGAGGCTGCCCTCCCAGCTAAGGCTCACCACCCCAAGGACAGGATTGAGACATGAAGAAGCTCTTTAGAAACCACTGCAGCTCAGGCCTTGCCTGAATTTAGGgagctttctctctgctgtatAATTTCTGCTGTCTAGCCAGGTCTGACATCTGTTACCAGGACCCCAGACTCTAAAGACTTCTAACATAGGGGAAACTAATGCACTCATCACTAGAGAACCTAAGTGTTTTCCTGAAAGTTAAAACAGCTGGTCACTCTTACTAGCTCTTCTTCAATTACACCCATATTCTGCATGTCTCCATGCAGAGCATCACCTTCTCCAGGGATTGTACAGTTGTTTTCCCATT contains the following coding sequences:
- the ABCF2 gene encoding ATP-binding cassette sub-family F member 2; translated protein: MPSDLAKKKAAKKKEAAKARQRPRRAPEENGDAGTEPQEVRPPEANGMSVPEVDALTKELEDFELKKAAARAVTGVLASHPNSTDVHIINLSLTFHGQELLSDTKLELNSGRRYGLIGLNGIGKSMLLSAIGKREVPIPEHIDIYHLTREMPPSDKTPLQCVMEVDTERAMLEREAERLAHEDAECEKLLELYERLEELDADKAEARASRILHGLGFTPAMQRKKLKDFSGGWRMRVALARALFIRPFMLLLDEPTNHLDLDACVWLEEELKTFKRILVLISHSQDFLNGVCTNIIHMHNRKLKYYTGNYDQYVKTRLELEENQMKRFHWEQDQIAHMKNYIARFGHGSAKLARQAQSKEKTLQKMMASGLTERVVNDKTLSFYFPPCGKIPPPVIMVQNVSFKYTKDGPWIYNNLEFGIDLDTRVALVGPNGAGKSTLLKLLTGELLPTDGMIRKHSHVKIGRYHQHLQEQLDLDLSPLEYMLKCYPEIKEKEEMRKIIGRYGLTGKQQVSPIRNLSDGQKCRVCFAWLAWQNPHMLFLDEPTNHLDIETIDALADAINEFEGGMMLVSHDFRLIQQVAQEIWVCEKQTITKWQGDILAYKEHLKSKLVDEDPQLTKKTHNV